In one Pseudomonadota bacterium genomic region, the following are encoded:
- a CDS encoding molybdopterin-dependent oxidoreductase has translation MPRLDIPDAVAGTGVYGLDVNVPGMLYGVIARPPAYGAKPASYDQKAAEGVKGVKAVFPTPFGIAVCAESLYAGWKGRDALKVKWDKGSHPDLNNASVEKQFTEDLAKQGAVAANSGDVKKALGNASKKFEATYFVPYVAHATMEPMNCTAYVQKDRCDVWVPTQGQTDAQGVASQVSGLPPEKVHIHTTLMGCGLGRRAAPDFVVEAVIASKVSGKPVKMVWTREEDIKNDFYRAATCQKIEAGFDSQGKLTAWSHKVVTPSLLKAINPKGIINGVDFMSLWGLADFPGSPDNNRIMYEIPNLYIEYLMSDLPIPVAPWRSVQNGPNAFVTECFVDELANAAGKDPLEFRLQLLKNTMRPRRVLETVAEKAGWGKPLPKGKGRGIAQHTCFGTSVAQVAEISVNEANGAVKVDRVVVAVDCGQVINPNTIAAQIEGAVIMGVSTALKEQVKFANGGPQSANFDDYKLIKMSEVPEIEVYIVKSTETIGGIGEPGIPPAAPAVANAFFNATGVRIRRLPLDPETVREAIKKRA, from the coding sequence ATGCCCCGTCTGGACATACCAGATGCAGTTGCCGGCACGGGGGTTTATGGACTCGATGTGAATGTTCCCGGTATGCTCTATGGTGTTATCGCTCGTCCGCCGGCTTATGGTGCGAAACCAGCCTCCTATGATCAGAAGGCGGCAGAGGGAGTCAAAGGGGTAAAGGCCGTCTTTCCTACGCCTTTCGGCATCGCCGTCTGCGCGGAATCGCTGTATGCGGGATGGAAAGGCCGCGATGCCCTCAAGGTGAAGTGGGACAAAGGATCCCATCCCGACCTGAATAATGCTTCCGTAGAAAAGCAATTCACGGAGGACCTTGCCAAACAGGGGGCTGTTGCCGCGAATTCAGGGGATGTCAAGAAGGCCCTGGGGAATGCTTCAAAGAAGTTCGAGGCTACGTATTTTGTACCCTATGTTGCTCATGCCACCATGGAACCCATGAACTGTACAGCTTACGTGCAAAAAGACCGCTGCGACGTCTGGGTTCCCACGCAAGGTCAGACCGATGCGCAGGGCGTTGCTTCGCAGGTATCCGGGTTACCGCCTGAGAAGGTCCACATACACACCACGCTGATGGGGTGCGGTCTTGGCAGGCGGGCTGCCCCCGATTTTGTGGTGGAGGCAGTCATCGCCTCTAAGGTGTCAGGAAAACCCGTGAAGATGGTGTGGACACGGGAAGAAGATATTAAGAATGACTTTTATCGTGCCGCAACGTGCCAGAAAATCGAAGCCGGCTTCGACAGTCAGGGCAAGCTGACCGCCTGGTCGCACAAGGTCGTCACTCCATCGCTTCTAAAAGCCATCAACCCTAAAGGCATCATCAACGGGGTCGATTTCATGAGCTTATGGGGCCTCGCAGATTTTCCTGGTTCTCCGGACAACAACAGAATAATGTATGAGATACCGAACCTCTACATTGAATACCTGATGTCCGATCTACCCATTCCCGTTGCTCCATGGCGTTCAGTTCAGAACGGCCCGAACGCCTTTGTTACCGAGTGCTTCGTGGACGAACTGGCCAATGCAGCAGGTAAGGACCCCCTGGAATTCCGTTTGCAGCTTTTGAAGAATACCATGCGTCCCAGGAGGGTGCTCGAAACGGTGGCTGAGAAAGCAGGGTGGGGTAAGCCTCTGCCAAAGGGAAAGGGGCGCGGCATTGCCCAGCATACTTGTTTTGGAACCTCTGTAGCCCAAGTCGCGGAGATATCCGTGAATGAAGCGAATGGCGCTGTAAAAGTTGACAGGGTTGTTGTTGCCGTGGACTGCGGTCAAGTGATAAATCCGAACACCATAGCGGCTCAGATCGAAGGGGCCGTGATCATGGGTGTGAGCACCGCGTTGAAGGAGCAGGTCAAGTTTGCGAACGGCGGTCCACAGTCAGCCAATTTCGATGACTATAAGCTTATCAAAATGAGTGAGGTTCCTGAAATTGAGGTCTACATTGTGAAGAGCACGGAAACAATAGGAGGTATAGGCGAACCCGGCATACCCCCTGCCGCTCCGGCTGTTGCAAATGCGTTTTTCAACGCCACGGGCGTTCGGATACGTCGTTTGCCCCTTGATCCTGAGACAGTCCGGGAAGCGATTAAAAAAAGAGCATAG
- a CDS encoding molybdopterin-dependent oxidoreductase — MKSSISRRDFLKGTLATAGLTIVASITPFGYTLLNAAEAKKGAFTPNVWLEITPDNLVTITIPNSEMGQGIRTALAMMVADELEAEWSKIRVRQAPAADAFKNPFIYKSQLTVGSASVRGFYEPMRKAGAAGRMMLIMAAARTWKVCIKRAVANSLMESFARQRLRFLCPRSLLLNRRVSSST; from the coding sequence ATGAAATCATCCATTTCACGTCGTGATTTTCTGAAAGGCACTCTGGCTACAGCAGGATTGACCATAGTGGCTTCCATTACACCCTTCGGATATACACTCCTGAATGCTGCAGAAGCCAAGAAAGGAGCATTTACACCAAATGTATGGCTTGAAATCACGCCAGACAACCTGGTAACTATCACTATACCTAATTCAGAAATGGGGCAGGGAATCAGAACTGCCCTGGCCATGATGGTGGCAGATGAATTGGAGGCGGAATGGAGTAAGATTCGTGTACGGCAGGCGCCTGCTGCCGACGCGTTCAAAAATCCCTTCATCTACAAGTCTCAGCTCACTGTGGGGAGTGCGAGCGTCAGAGGATTTTATGAGCCTATGCGCAAAGCGGGGGCAGCGGGAAGGATGATGCTCATAATGGCTGCTGCCCGGACATGGAAGGTCTGCATAAAAAGAGCGGTCGCAAACTCGCTTATGGAAAGCTTTGCAAGGCAGCGTCTCAGGTTCCTCTGCCCAAGGAGCCTACTCTTAAACAGGAGAGTCAGTTCAAGTACATAG
- a CDS encoding (2Fe-2S)-binding protein, with the protein MISFLVNGKKCTVDVPPDTPLLWVIRDNLKLMGTKFGCGIGECGSCTVHIDGKSQRSCSIPVGDVQGKNITTIEGLSKNHPVIRAWIQEQVPQCGYCQPGVMMQVAALIAESPNPNPEKIVRAMDDVLCRCGSYPRMKKGIKKAVEIVRKEGKIS; encoded by the coding sequence ATGATTTCTTTTTTAGTCAACGGAAAGAAGTGCACTGTAGATGTACCTCCAGACACACCACTCCTTTGGGTCATCAGGGACAACCTCAAACTTATGGGGACCAAGTTCGGTTGTGGTATCGGGGAATGTGGTTCATGTACCGTGCATATCGACGGTAAGTCGCAGAGATCCTGTTCTATCCCGGTTGGAGACGTGCAGGGGAAGAACATTACTACCATCGAAGGGCTCTCGAAAAATCATCCAGTAATAAGGGCATGGATACAAGAGCAGGTTCCTCAATGCGGTTACTGCCAGCCCGGAGTGATGATGCAGGTCGCCGCACTTATTGCGGAGAGTCCGAACCCCAATCCGGAAAAGATCGTGCGCGCCATGGACGATGTGCTCTGCAGGTGTGGATCGTATCCGCGGATGAAGAAAGGCATAAAGAAAGCTGTGGAAATCGTTAGAAAGGAGGGCAAGATATCATGA
- a CDS encoding thermonuclease family protein has product MKLSHRTSLYFFVFLLLSATVSASDYFECIGVVDGHTIIVEMSGKQIMVKLIGIGTPETSYPIKPLDYIGKESLSFLEKMVLGKRVRLEYDSVKKDDSGHLLAYVYLEDARSSMDSKTSVNEEVVRYGYGFVQAKYPSKYLEKFKNLEREAKERAIGLWRLEYNHTFFDFYKLTLDKWTFILSIFNILLVMFGLYTIYFAGKQLRLTKQIQMHSLFLESEKEFYELDKLMLKDSALRNYYKMDDPYLQNASDDMLKQYIFFELYYGHLCRTYVTLYSRHFKLDDKFAKEYWQLYENMLKYLLDDEMFCEVHKWSKDKKLFDQIFIDKVDQVLEIKKNKK; this is encoded by the coding sequence ATGAAATTGAGTCATAGAACAAGTCTTTATTTTTTTGTATTTTTATTACTAAGCGCTACCGTATCTGCTTCTGATTATTTTGAATGTATCGGCGTTGTGGATGGACATACAATCATCGTCGAAATGAGCGGCAAACAAATCATGGTGAAACTGATCGGTATTGGTACACCTGAAACCAGTTATCCTATCAAACCACTGGATTACATTGGAAAAGAATCTTTGAGCTTCTTGGAAAAGATGGTTTTAGGGAAGAGGGTAAGACTTGAATATGATTCTGTGAAAAAGGACGATTCTGGTCATTTGCTTGCCTATGTTTATTTAGAAGACGCCAGATCATCTATGGATAGCAAGACATCTGTAAATGAGGAGGTCGTTAGATATGGGTATGGTTTTGTACAAGCAAAGTATCCTTCCAAATATTTAGAGAAATTCAAGAACCTTGAGCGAGAAGCCAAGGAGAGGGCGATAGGATTGTGGAGGTTAGAATATAACCACACCTTTTTTGATTTTTATAAGTTGACGCTCGATAAATGGACTTTTATCCTTAGCATATTCAATATACTTCTTGTTATGTTTGGTTTATATACAATATATTTTGCTGGGAAACAATTACGACTTACTAAGCAGATACAAATGCACTCTCTTTTCTTAGAGTCGGAAAAGGAGTTTTATGAACTTGACAAGCTTATGCTGAAAGATAGTGCATTAAGAAATTACTATAAAATGGATGATCCCTATCTTCAGAATGCTTCAGATGATATGCTCAAACAATATATTTTTTTTGAATTATACTACGGCCACTTATGTAGGACATACGTGACCTTATACTCACGTCACTTCAAACTTGATGATAAATTTGCAAAAGAATATTGGCAGTTATATGAGAATATGCTCAAGTATCTGCTCGATGATGAAATGTTTTGCGAGGTTCATAAATGGAGTAAAGATAAAAAACTATTTGACCAGATATTTATCGACAAAGTTGATCAGGTTCTTGAAATTAAAAAAAACAAAAAATAG
- a CDS encoding C45 family autoproteolytic acyltransferase/hydrolase codes for MNYIQYFLAVVLFLASIIPGYANNETDQPPVKSFEGGKLYLSPRGKFYIAELHGNFQQMGRQYGNLLSEQIQALYREVFDENILKRPEATSADLKKIADGYYASMPQMFKEFIDGVAETNGLNTEKTRIMTAILPILLEAGCSSLSAWADYTGGGPLVVGRNLDLPTKNLGKYSKYLNVLVWNPEGYGHSVAHIDYVGGLFYQTAFNSKGIFLELQNGQVSDKKVFVDRQNTNNVLLSSLFSASSMKDMDLFFQTTRPQAGLIMNVSTPEKSVIYEWATFRTVRREDKGLISATNDFIDPSWKKYKVPYFNKKNEGIGYTNTRRKNLLRLGQSLKGKITPQAMMQIFDTTIPKGGATFPDEGIVRTIYQVVAVPAETRMWLKAPGYSEWEEIDLKKYFKRLQ; via the coding sequence ATGAACTATATACAATACTTTTTGGCTGTTGTCTTGTTTCTTGCTTCGATAATACCCGGCTATGCAAATAATGAAACTGATCAACCCCCGGTAAAATCATTCGAGGGCGGTAAACTTTATTTATCTCCCCGCGGAAAGTTCTATATCGCAGAACTCCATGGCAATTTTCAGCAAATGGGCAGGCAGTACGGCAATCTTTTGAGTGAACAAATTCAGGCACTTTACCGGGAAGTTTTTGACGAGAACATATTGAAAAGACCTGAAGCAACCTCTGCTGACCTGAAGAAGATTGCCGACGGATACTATGCCTCCATGCCCCAAATGTTTAAGGAATTTATCGATGGTGTTGCAGAAACCAATGGGCTCAATACCGAAAAAACAAGGATAATGACGGCAATTCTTCCGATTCTTCTTGAAGCAGGTTGCAGCAGCCTGTCAGCCTGGGCGGATTATACGGGCGGAGGGCCTCTTGTGGTAGGCCGGAACCTGGACCTGCCAACGAAAAACCTCGGAAAATATTCAAAATACCTGAACGTTCTGGTATGGAACCCTGAAGGATACGGCCACTCTGTTGCTCATATCGATTATGTGGGTGGGCTCTTTTACCAGACCGCCTTTAACAGTAAGGGTATATTCCTGGAACTCCAGAATGGACAGGTATCGGACAAGAAAGTCTTCGTGGACAGACAAAACACCAATAACGTACTTCTTTCCTCTTTATTCAGCGCCTCATCGATGAAAGACATGGACCTGTTCTTCCAGACGACACGCCCGCAAGCCGGGTTGATCATGAACGTTTCTACACCTGAGAAAAGTGTTATCTATGAATGGGCAACATTCAGAACGGTACGAAGGGAGGACAAGGGCCTCATCTCCGCAACAAACGACTTCATTGACCCGTCATGGAAGAAATACAAAGTGCCCTACTTCAATAAAAAAAATGAAGGGATAGGATACACCAATACAAGAAGGAAGAACCTGCTGCGCCTTGGGCAGTCATTAAAAGGCAAGATAACCCCGCAGGCCATGATGCAGATATTCGATACCACGATCCCCAAAGGAGGCGCGACGTTTCCGGACGAAGGAATTGTCAGGACGATCTATCAGGTTGTGGCTGTACCGGCAGAGACGAGAATGTGGCTTAAGGCACCAGGGTATTCGGAATGGGAAGAGATTGATCTCAAAAAATATTTTAAGAGGCTTCAATAG
- a CDS encoding serine hydrolase, with amino-acid sequence MKKFKIISGIIVLLIILLSVNHVLAEDSKKDAGKMIDEMAALYMDNMKIPGLAIAISMPDGKVIEKYYGKANIEYNAPVEKDTIFPIGSLYKTHTAIAIMLLKEQWKLDVNDKITKYFPDCVAWEKVTIKNLMQHTSGIKSITAVEPFCSNQMKDWKPEEIVAILKPLKLDFEPGTNAQYSNSGCILLAIIVEKVSGMTYNDFLQKNIAGPLGMTHTIFVSNRIIVPKRASGYMTVDNKTQNAEYASTLAPFGSGGIVSKVTDILKLKDAFRPGKILKKESIDEMFATTKLNDGRDYIIPGPIGITYGYCLETLIAPDGQTVPGKAGSISGFKSQFLYFKDRGIFIAITANLDMMSPAVGEKLKGFKMIDCPLPMSLQLFEIVK; translated from the coding sequence GTGAAAAAATTTAAAATTATTTCAGGAATTATCGTATTGCTTATCATACTTTTATCAGTCAATCATGTTTTAGCTGAAGATTCCAAAAAAGATGCCGGAAAGATGATCGACGAGATGGCCGCGTTATACATGGATAATATGAAGATACCCGGCCTGGCTATAGCAATTTCGATGCCGGACGGCAAAGTCATCGAAAAATACTACGGAAAAGCAAATATCGAATACAACGCTCCTGTCGAAAAAGACACGATATTCCCGATCGGCTCGCTTTATAAAACCCATACCGCCATCGCGATAATGTTATTGAAAGAACAGTGGAAACTCGATGTAAACGATAAAATCACGAAGTATTTCCCTGATTGCGTTGCCTGGGAAAAGGTAACAATCAAAAACCTCATGCAGCATACTTCCGGGATCAAGTCCATAACCGCCGTTGAACCGTTTTGCTCGAACCAGATGAAGGACTGGAAACCCGAGGAGATTGTGGCGATATTGAAGCCCCTGAAACTCGATTTCGAGCCCGGCACGAACGCGCAGTACAGCAACTCCGGATGCATCCTTCTTGCGATAATAGTCGAAAAAGTATCCGGAATGACGTATAATGATTTTCTTCAGAAAAATATTGCCGGTCCTCTCGGAATGACGCACACGATATTCGTCAGCAACCGTATCATAGTCCCGAAGCGGGCATCGGGATATATGACCGTGGACAATAAAACACAAAACGCCGAATACGCCAGCACTCTCGCCCCCTTTGGAAGCGGCGGCATCGTATCGAAGGTGACCGACATTCTTAAACTCAAGGACGCCTTCCGGCCCGGAAAAATCCTTAAAAAAGAATCTATCGACGAAATGTTCGCGACCACTAAATTGAACGACGGCCGGGACTATATAATCCCCGGCCCTATTGGCATTACATACGGCTATTGTCTCGAAACCCTTATAGCACCTGACGGCCAGACCGTTCCGGGAAAGGCCGGTTCAATATCCGGATTCAAATCACAATTCCTTTATTTTAAAGACAGAGGCATATTCATAGCCATCACCGCGAATCTCGACATGATGAGCCCGGCCGTCGGCGAAAAACTAAAGGGCTTCAAGATGATCGATTGCCCGCTGCCAATGTCTTTGCAGTTATTCGAAATTGTTAAATAA
- a CDS encoding flavin reductase family protein, whose protein sequence is MKQSLGAKTVVYPAPVFVVGTYDKTGRANAMTVAWGGICCSEPPCAAISLRKATHTYGNILERKAFTINIPSEAYVREADYFGIATGKKIDKLSAAGLTPVKSSLVDAPCIEEFPFVLECKLIHTIELGLHTQFIGEILDIKADESVIGKDGYIDIEKVRPIIYAPEMRKYFGIGRYLGKAFSIGKKMRD, encoded by the coding sequence ATGAAGCAATCTCTTGGTGCAAAAACCGTTGTTTATCCGGCGCCTGTTTTTGTTGTCGGGACTTATGATAAAACAGGAAGGGCAAACGCCATGACTGTTGCCTGGGGAGGTATTTGCTGCTCCGAGCCGCCCTGCGCCGCAATTTCCTTGAGAAAGGCTACCCATACATACGGCAACATTTTGGAACGCAAGGCCTTTACCATCAACATACCTTCCGAGGCCTATGTGAGAGAAGCGGATTACTTCGGTATTGCAACCGGGAAGAAGATTGATAAGCTGTCCGCAGCAGGACTCACCCCTGTTAAGAGCAGTCTTGTAGACGCCCCCTGCATCGAGGAGTTCCCTTTTGTCCTTGAGTGCAAATTAATCCATACAATTGAATTGGGTTTACATACCCAGTTTATCGGGGAAATACTTGATATCAAAGCCGATGAATCAGTCATTGGAAAAGATGGATACATTGATATTGAAAAAGTAAGACCGATTATCTATGCCCCTGAGATGCGCAAGTACTTCGGTATAGGCAGGTATCTTGGAAAGGCATTCTCTATAGGCAAAAAGATGCGTGATTAA
- a CDS encoding sulfite exporter TauE/SafE family protein, with translation MQGFLLGLSNGLVCVAYCAPVLVPYMLGEGRGVFQNIFLTAQFLTGRLLGYLVFGVIAWGINKTVIETLGYRELIIGGAYIVLSVSLIVYSFFNIRASCAAEYINRHFYKIKVLRPSLLPVVMGLATGLNFCPPFLLAITNAVAVGSLLHSLLFFFMFFLGTSLFFIPAPIIGALRGFPVLGIIGKMAAGLIGLYYFYAGIFLIIGGIKNI, from the coding sequence ATGCAGGGTTTTCTTCTGGGACTCAGTAACGGGCTGGTATGTGTTGCCTATTGTGCCCCTGTCCTTGTGCCTTATATGCTGGGGGAAGGCAGGGGGGTGTTTCAAAACATCTTTTTGACCGCACAGTTTCTTACCGGTAGGCTTCTCGGTTATCTTGTTTTCGGTGTAATTGCCTGGGGGATTAATAAAACCGTTATAGAAACGCTCGGTTACAGGGAATTGATTATCGGTGGGGCTTATATTGTCCTGTCTGTATCCCTGATTGTATATAGCTTTTTTAATATAAGGGCATCCTGTGCAGCAGAATATATCAACAGACATTTTTATAAAATAAAGGTCTTGCGGCCGTCACTGCTACCGGTTGTTATGGGATTAGCCACAGGTTTGAATTTCTGCCCGCCCTTTCTCCTTGCCATTACCAATGCCGTAGCTGTGGGGAGTCTCCTTCACAGTCTCCTGTTCTTTTTTATGTTCTTTCTCGGAACCTCCCTGTTTTTTATACCTGCGCCTATTATAGGTGCGCTACGGGGTTTCCCCGTGCTTGGCATTATAGGAAAGATGGCGGCAGGCTTGATAGGTCTCTATTATTTTTATGCTGGTATTTTTTTAATTATTGGTGGTATAAAGAACATATGA
- a CDS encoding 4Fe-4S binding protein gives MSVTKALLLALPMMLLTFMMLSAGKIPADPKRLIALVITFIFVNTIFFLMLYREKTDKYRAVLFITYAVCFVISFISELIEIRGSMAISQENLLLCKTPFCHIVIPLTIIPLALSKTIIFPGTMIGSFASIASMLIIWIGATLALGRGFCGWGCFFGGLDDGFSRIFRKPIIKHVNPKWHYLPFAVLLVTALTSAMLLTPTYCEWLCPYKTVTEYVEVTSTKIFIQTIIFVALFLGLVIALPILTRKRTQCGLFCPFGAFQSFTNKINPFEIRINQEVCVKCKRCIQVCPIFSMTEETMEKGKTRFTCIKCGKCVDNCPKGALYFHVKGTSLTGSAATYRLLFLYPAFLFLITIAGGNIQDAIIRIIKLITTGSMIL, from the coding sequence ATGAGTGTTACAAAAGCACTGCTGCTTGCCCTTCCTATGATGCTTCTCACCTTCATGATGCTTTCAGCCGGGAAAATACCTGCTGATCCGAAGAGACTCATTGCCCTGGTAATCACCTTTATTTTTGTAAATACAATCTTTTTTCTGATGCTCTACAGAGAAAAAACCGATAAATATCGTGCCGTATTGTTTATTACCTATGCGGTCTGCTTTGTAATTTCCTTTATTTCAGAACTTATCGAGATCCGGGGCAGTATGGCAATATCACAGGAAAACCTGCTCTTATGCAAAACGCCTTTTTGCCATATTGTAATACCCTTGACGATAATCCCCCTGGCATTGTCAAAAACCATCATATTTCCCGGAACAATGATAGGCAGTTTTGCCTCCATTGCAAGCATGCTAATCATCTGGATCGGGGCAACCCTTGCCCTTGGCCGGGGTTTCTGCGGGTGGGGATGCTTTTTCGGCGGACTTGATGACGGCTTTTCAAGGATATTCAGAAAGCCCATTATAAAGCATGTCAACCCTAAATGGCACTACCTCCCCTTTGCGGTGCTCCTTGTGACAGCATTGACCTCTGCCATGCTTCTAACGCCGACATATTGCGAATGGTTGTGCCCTTACAAGACTGTTACGGAATATGTCGAGGTTACCTCAACAAAGATTTTTATACAAACAATAATATTTGTTGCCCTCTTTTTGGGTCTTGTTATTGCATTGCCGATACTGACAAGGAAAAGAACACAGTGCGGTCTTTTTTGTCCCTTCGGTGCCTTTCAGTCCTTTACAAATAAAATTAACCCCTTTGAGATAAGGATCAACCAGGAAGTGTGTGTTAAGTGTAAACGCTGCATCCAGGTCTGCCCTATCTTCTCAATGACCGAAGAGACCATGGAAAAGGGCAAAACCCGTTTTACCTGCATCAAATGCGGGAAATGTGTTGATAACTGCCCTAAAGGGGCGCTTTATTTTCACGTGAAAGGCACATCTTTAACAGGAAGCGCCGCCACTTACCGTCTGCTCTTCCTATACCCAGCCTTTCTCTTCCTCATAACAATAGCAGGCGGCAATATTCAGGACGCGATCATACGGATTATTAAACTTATCACAACAGGAAGCATGATTTTGTGA
- a CDS encoding aspartate 1-decarboxylase yields MLKTMMKSKIHRARVTESNLDYEGSITIDETLMEAAEIIPYEQVHIYNVTNGERFATYAIKGEKNSGVICLNGAAAHKARKGDIIIIVTYANYDEKELAVFKPKKVYADDLNRIKDQLRLVN; encoded by the coding sequence ATGTTAAAAACTATGATGAAATCAAAAATCCATAGAGCAAGGGTCACCGAAAGCAACCTTGATTATGAAGGAAGCATTACGATTGATGAAACGCTGATGGAAGCGGCCGAGATCATACCATACGAGCAGGTACATATCTACAATGTTACAAACGGCGAACGTTTTGCCACATATGCAATAAAGGGAGAAAAAAACTCCGGAGTGATCTGTTTAAATGGTGCAGCAGCCCATAAGGCAAGGAAAGGCGATATTATCATCATAGTCACATATGCAAATTACGACGAAAAGGAGCTTGCAGTTTTTAAGCCGAAAAAAGTGTATGCAGATGATCTTAACAGGATAAAAGACCAGTTAAGACTGGTAAATTAA
- the panC gene encoding pantoate--beta-alanine ligase, producing MRIIETVKEMQEVADELRKDRKIGLVPTMGYLHEGHLSLIRKAKEVSDIVVASIFVNPTQFGPSEDLAKYPRDFERDRDLLDREHTDIIFFPDVKEMYPERYSTYIQVRELEDHLCGKIRMGHFIGVATVVAKLFNIVKPHFAVFGQKDYQQLKVIERMVRDLNMDLKIVPYPTVREPDGLAMSSRNTYLSPAERKKALLIYASMKKVEGLFKAGQRNVSVLIEEIKQILSSEEGVQIEYVTISDAETLIEIDRIENKAVLAIACRVGKTRLIDNTILTEA from the coding sequence ATGAGGATTATCGAGACAGTAAAAGAGATGCAGGAAGTTGCCGATGAGCTCCGGAAGGATAGAAAAATCGGTTTAGTGCCCACTATGGGCTATCTTCATGAAGGTCATCTCTCTCTTATAAGGAAGGCAAAGGAGGTCAGCGATATTGTTGTGGCCAGCATCTTTGTCAATCCCACTCAGTTCGGGCCATCTGAAGACCTTGCCAAATATCCGAGAGATTTTGAACGGGACAGAGACCTCCTTGACCGGGAACATACCGACATCATATTCTTCCCGGACGTAAAGGAGATGTATCCTGAGAGGTATTCCACCTATATACAGGTCAGGGAACTGGAAGACCACCTCTGCGGAAAGATAAGGATGGGCCATTTTATCGGTGTTGCTACAGTTGTTGCAAAACTTTTCAATATCGTCAAGCCGCACTTTGCAGTATTCGGACAGAAAGACTACCAGCAGTTGAAAGTTATCGAGAGGATGGTGAGGGATCTCAATATGGATCTGAAGATTGTCCCCTACCCTACAGTCAGAGAACCGGACGGTCTTGCCATGAGTTCGAGAAACACTTACTTAAGCCCTGCTGAACGGAAAAAGGCATTGCTCATATATGCATCGATGAAAAAGGTTGAAGGTCTTTTTAAGGCCGGACAGAGGAATGTTTCTGTTCTCATAGAGGAGATAAAACAAATTTTAAGCTCAGAAGAAGGTGTACAGATTGAATATGTAACCATATCCGATGCTGAAACACTTATTGAAATAGACCGGATAGAAAATAAAGCAGTACTGGCCATTGCCTGCCGTGTAGGTAAGACAAGGCTCATTGACAACACTATTTTGACGGAGGCTTGA
- the panB gene encoding 3-methyl-2-oxobutanoate hydroxymethyltransferase translates to MENVTVPVVRGRKGKDKLAMLTAYDYVFASIMDNAGIDIILVGDSVGSVMLGYPNTIPVTIEEMIHHTKPVVKATKNALVVIDMPFMSYQESVEQARRNAGRMIKESGAEAVKLEGGVGMKEVIKAIVDIDIPVMGHVGLTPQSVHRMGGYKVQKEEERIIADALAVEEAGAFSVVLECIPRDISKKITEMLSIPTIGIGAGPDCDGQVLVLHDLLGILGDFRPKFVKSYLNMREEVEKGIKEYIEEVRGGIFPDDDHSFH, encoded by the coding sequence ATGGAAAATGTGACTGTTCCGGTAGTAAGAGGGAGAAAGGGCAAGGACAAACTTGCCATGCTCACCGCTTACGATTATGTCTTTGCGAGCATAATGGATAATGCAGGAATTGATATAATCCTCGTAGGCGATTCTGTTGGCTCAGTCATGCTCGGTTATCCCAACACAATACCGGTAACAATTGAAGAGATGATTCATCACACAAAACCTGTTGTAAAGGCCACGAAAAATGCCCTTGTTGTCATAGATATGCCTTTTATGTCATACCAGGAAAGCGTGGAACAGGCAAGGCGCAATGCCGGAAGGATGATAAAAGAAAGCGGCGCCGAGGCAGTAAAGTTGGAGGGCGGCGTCGGGATGAAGGAAGTCATAAAAGCCATAGTTGATATAGATATTCCTGTCATGGGGCATGTGGGGCTTACACCGCAGTCTGTGCACCGTATGGGCGGCTACAAGGTGCAGAAGGAAGAGGAGAGGATCATCGCCGACGCGCTGGCTGTGGAAGAAGCGGGTGCTTTTTCGGTTGTTCTGGAATGCATACCGAGAGATATTTCAAAAAAGATTACAGAGATGTTGTCCATCCCGACAATAGGCATAGGCGCCGGCCCGGATTGTGACGGACAGGTGCTTGTTTTGCACGACCTTCTGGGCATACTCGGCGATTTCAGACCAAAATTCGTTAAGAGCTACCTGAACATGAGAGAAGAAGTTGAAAAAGGGATAAAAGAATATATTGAGGAGGTAAGAGGGGGCATATTTCCGGATGATGACCACTCTTTTCATTGA